A region of Anopheles merus strain MAF chromosome 2R, AmerM5.1, whole genome shotgun sequence DNA encodes the following proteins:
- the LOC121589798 gene encoding A disintegrin and metalloproteinase with thrombospondin motifs 7, producing the protein MSSSTALYILPLILFIHPVLSSYQGLYTHHLNEGVRVIVPRKVNHLGEIVSHTLTHHHTHGEDESHSDRGRRRGRRSVVESNPSQQLHYHIDIDDETLHVELEPSTASFVAPLMVIERHRRDVRTRVRPMRNINCHYQGQVRGHDQSRVALSACNGLAGVLRTNRTEYWIEPAKHHPQGPNGEHPHVVFKRADVKETPAKKNSRSAIKKKKRKRKKRHLSNCGTREPRRLTETRLEWQHQGKVLVQGGRKTRNQHPDLTASFTHTGHREEGERKMAKPMGKGKARTRRSISKPRHVEALVVADHSMVQFHQDVDLQQYLLMIMNMVSSLYKDPTIGNSIQVTVVKIIILEEEDSHADFNVTHMASNTLENFCRWQRNLNPKPDEDPHHHDVAILVTRKNICSNYGCATLGVANVGGMCRPDKSCSVNEDNGITLAHTISHELGHNFGMYHDTAKTGCDHRIGPILHIMTPSFEADTMQVSWSNCSRRDITHFLDQGLGKCLEDAPSQEEYEYPELPPGAMYNADLQCRLQFNSTDEDMTVCSKLDEICTQLWCLVGEVCTTMLRPAAPGTNCGRRMWCQNQKCVDVEELPAPVDGGWGDWSPWSECSRSCGVGIAKQTRECDHPSPAHGGMFCIGERARYKTCHVQACPLGTPSFRAEQCSAHDNDTIKGEKYSWLPYFDKNEPCELYCSNTEDTMIVPFGDTAADGTFCNLGTNDMCIGGICRKVGCDWVVDSNTTEDRCGVCGGTGDTCFVKKGEINKKINTTDGVHDVLMIPAGARNVLIEEILPSKNFIGVGRSTGNECYLNCNHFIQLPGEYEVASSLCLYERENEQERLKIPGPIMEDVNVFIVIKKKNNQAGIRYEYTLPSHNGKNQSAYYWKLTDWSVCSATCGGGKQFRESICYHRGKGVAKEELCLRHAFGKRHELIARDCNDDPCPFNWWVGPWQLCLMTCRKPHKPVPIRRRSILCVDSNSNARPDTHCNNKPRPHDKEPCGEELPVCQENQRSGQETERPDTIPFEEFGPSDLPSPSTPADDYEVNNNI; encoded by the exons ATGAGTTCGTCCACGGCATTGTACATTTTAccgttgattttatttattcatcctGTACTCTCATCATATCAAG GACTGTACACTCACCATCTGAACGAGGGCGTTAGAGTGATCGTACCACGAAAAGTAAATCATCTCGGTGAAATTGTTTCACATACATTAACTCATCATCACACCCACGGGGAAGACGAATCTCATTCTGATCGCGGTCGGCGGCGTGGTCGGCGTAGCGTAGTGGAAAGTAATCCCTCACAACAACTCCACTACCACATCGACATAGACGATGAAACGCTTCATGTGGAGCTTGA ACCGTCGACGGCTTCGTTTGTTGCGCCTTTAATGGTGATCGAGCGACATCGGCGCGACGTTCGCACGCGAGTTCGACCTATGAGGAACATCAACTGTCACTACCAAGGCCAGGTCCGAGGTCACGACCAATCTCGAGTGGCGCTATCCGCCTGCAATGGGCTG GCCGGTGTTTTGAGAACCAATCGTACGGAGTATTGGATTGAACCAGCGAAACATCATCCCCAAGGTCCCAATGGAGAGCATCCGCACGTGGTCTTCAAACGAGCCGATGTTAAAGAGACGCCAGCAAAG AAAAACTCGCGATCTGCcatcaaaaagaagaaaagaaagcgcAAGAAGCGTCATCTTAGCAACTGCGGCACCAGAGAGCCCCGCCGGCTGACCGAAACGCGGCTAGAATGGCAACACCAGGGCAAG GTCCTCGTGCAAGGCGGCCGCAAAACGCGCAATCAGCATCCCGATCTGACCGCGTCTTTCACACACACGGGCCACCGGGAGGAGGGTGAGAGAAAGATGGCAAAACCCATGGGCAAAGGCAAGGCACGAACTCGTCGAAGCATTAGCAAACCCCGCCACGTAGAGGCCCTCGTCGTTGCGGACCATTCGATGGTGCAGTTTCACCAGGACGTCGATCTTCAGCAGTACCTTCTGATGATAATGAATATGGTCTCGTCGCTGTACAAAGATCCCACCATTGGCAACTCCATCCAGGTTACAGTGGTCAAAATCATCATTCTCGAGGAGGAGGATTCGCATGCCGATTTCAACGTCACGCACATGGCCAGCAACACGCTGGAGAACTTTTGTCG CTGGCAGCGAAACCTTAACCCCAAGCCCGACGAAGATCCTCACCATCATGACGTGGCCATCCTAGTGACAAGAAAGAACATCTGTTCCAACTATGGATGCGC AACCCTCGGCGTGGCCAACGTAGGCGGCATGTGTCGGCCGGACAAATCGTGCAGCGTCAACGAGGACAACGGCATTACCCTGGCGCATACGATATCCCACGAGCTGGGCCACAA TTTTGGAATGTACCACGATACGGCGAAAACCGGTTGCGATCACCGTATCGGACCGATtcttcacattatgacgccaAGCTTCGAAGCCGATACTATGCAGGTGTCATGGTCAAACTGTAGCCGGCGTGACATTACGCACTTCCTTGACCAGGGTCTTGGCAAGTGTCTCGAAGATGCCCCCAGCCAGGAGGAGTACGAGTACCCGGAGCTCCCCCCAGGGGCCATGTACAATGCGGATCTGCAGTGCCGATTGCAGTTCAACTCGACCGACGAGGATATGACCGTGTGCTCCAAGCTGGACGAAATCTGCACACAGCTCTGGTGTCTTGTGGGTGAAGTGTGCACCACAATGTTACGACCTGCGGCCCCGGGCACCAATTGTGGCCGGCGCATGTGGTGCCAAAATCAAAAGTGCGTCGATGTCGAAGAACTGCCCGCCCCGGTCGACGGTGGCTGGGGAGACTGGAGTCCCTGGAGCGAATGTTCCCGCTCGTGTGGCGTCGGCATTGCTAAGCAAACCCGGGAATGTGACCATCCATCGCCGGCCCACGGTGGCATGTTTTGCATCGGCGAACGGGCGCGCTACAAAACCTGCCACGTCCAGGCCTGCCCGCTGGGGACGCCCAGCTTTAGAGCGGAACAGTGCTCAGCCCATGACAATGACACTATCAAGGGGGAAAAATACTCCTGGCTTCCTTACTTCGATAAAA ATGAGCCGTGCGAGCTGTACTGCAGTAACACGGAGGACACAATGATCGTACCGTTCGGAGACACGGCGGCCGATGGCACCTTCTGCAACCTGGGTACGAACGACATGTGCATCGGCGGTATCTGTCGCAAGGTAGGTTGTGATTGGGTTGTCGACTCAAACACTACTGAGGATAGGTGTGGCGTTTGTGGCGGTACCGGTGACACTTGCTTCGTGAAGAAGGGCGAAATTAACAAGAAGATCAACACAACCGACGGTGTACACGATGTACTAATGATTCCTGCTGGAGCACGCAATGTGCTTATAGAGGAGATATTGCcgtcgaaaaatttcatcggCGTCGGTCGCTCCACTGGAAACGAATGCTATCTTAATTGCAACCA CTTCATTCAACTGCCCGGCGAGTACGAGGTAGCGAGCAGTCTGTGTCTATACGAGAGGGAAAACGAACAAGAACGACTCAAAATTCCCGGCCCTATCATGGAGGATGTGAATGTGTTT ATCGTaatcaagaagaagaacaatcaGGCAGGAATACGCTACGAGTATACACTTCCTTCACACAACGGCAAAAACCAATCGGCGTACTACTGGAAGCTAACGGACTGGTCAGTTTGCTCGGCCACCTGCGGCGGAGGAAAACAGTTCCGTGAGTCAATATGTTATCATCGTGGCAAGGGAGTGGCTAAGGAGGAGCTGTGCCTGCGGCATGCATTTGGGAAGCGGCATGAACTGATTGCGCGAGACTGCAACGACGATCCGTGTCCGTTTAACTGGTGGGTTGGACCTTGGCAGCTATGCCTAATGACTTGCCGCAAGCCACACAAGCCTGTGCCGATACGGCGTAGATCGATTCTATGCGTTGATTCCAACTCCAACGCTCGACCGGATACGCATTGCAATAACAAGCCCCGACCACACGACAAGGAACCCTGCGGCGAGGAACTGCCCGTATGTCAAGAAAATCAGCGATCAGGCCAGGAAACAGAACGTCCCGATACGATACCATTCGAAGAATTCGGTCCCTCCGATCTTCCATCCCCGTCGACACCGGCTGACGACTATGAGGTGAACAACAACATCTGA
- the LOC121589799 gene encoding myogenesis-regulating glycosidase isoform X3, whose product MIGLKGKAEASMEELDKAGQPLNDEQTSANGSFACLADLDKSKCNLPLRSRKVSVCYIDREKRSQVPSLLRWQALRENVPAIIRKKKRETKDYKLRVFVGMLFLIIVFLVGYAYVMYNQKLLAKSYFESIKFHKKTRNFRLLDGKGGELLTGVLGTSLNIEQPYNCLPKDLKDDGSVCYEWNSKARLYMNLAKSPGPDIKCYSFQWESLLADLYPTDCFDVSEERGFWYGGGLTKGIEYILGKATIPAGPFVTGDINMHQWGNALKRYFLNSRGVAIQVDEKTPLYVSVNTDSGKRLCLQGKNDKFAFVNQQTRFPELKYTVCSGPDMKTLHNGLMQKSLWDGLTERDNDVIKSLLREPVWQIPASKQEDLTEVAIYNYTESIIALGYLRLGHVLVNEFWQRTIGDFRLDTERFPTLDETVNILHRRGFRVSFMIQPFISTESSNFREAVAKKLLIFERESERSIPALTRYKSTTSAGVLDVTNNASIPWLAEQLKKISETVEIDSYFVDFGTAFNIPRYYQCSQTLVNPDEYKNYFMERFEGTLSIFGVSSAISVPRPPAFLSLPPVNSSWSGLQSIIPTMLSYGIIGFPFLMPGPVGGDFVLPTQQLKKMYSYYSFELPPLPDKELYIRWLQLATFLPVLRFTHLPSEYRDETVTVIAKELADIRQRVLPLLERFSSIAMDEGLPIIRPLWMLDSTDVNCFSIDDEFSIGDGMIVAPVLKKGETVREVYLPQGVWKDGIDESLRKGSRWIHNYHVPQNKVAYFIKMPDNTRF is encoded by the exons ATGATCGGTCTAAAAGGAAAGGCCGAAGCTTCTATGGAAGAGCTAGATAAAGCTGGTCAACCGTTGAACGACGAACAAACAAGTGCAAACGGTTCATTCGCTTGTTTGGCTGATTTAGATAAGTCAAAATGTAACCTGCCTCTCCGTTCGAGAAAAGTATCTGTTTGTTATATAGATCGGGAAAAACGATCACAAGTTCCATCGCTCTTAAGATGGCAGGCATTGCGCGAG AACGTACCTGCTATCATTCGCAAGAAAAAGCGCGAAACTAAAGACTACAAGCTTCGCGTGTTTGTCGGGATGTTATTCCTTATCATAGTATTTCTG GTTGGCTATGCGTACGTTATGTACAACCAGAAGCTGTTGGCCAAGTCGTACTTCGAGAGTATTAAGTTTCACAAGAAAACTAGGAACTTTCGACTGCTGGATGGGAAAGGGGGCGAGCTATTAACGGGTGTGTTGGGAACTTCGCTGAATATCGAGCAGCCGTACAACTGCTTGCCGAAGGATCTGAAGGACGATGGCAGTGTTTGTTATGAGTGGAACTCAAAGGCGAGACTTTACATGAATCTAGCCAAATCGCCAGGACCGGACATCAAATGCTACTCGTTTCAGTGGGAGTCTTTGCTAGCGGATCTCTACCCGACGGACTGTTTCGATGTTTCCGAGGAGCGTGGCTTCTGGTATGGCGGAGGATTGACCAAGGGCATTGAATACATTCTCGGGAAAGCAACGATTCCTGCCGGACCGTTCGTGACCGGTGACATCAACATGCATCAGTGGGGCAACGCACTGAAGCGATATTTTCTAAACTCACGCGGAGTTGCCATTCAAGTGGACGAGAAGACGCCTCTATACGTAAGCGTAAACACCGATTCCGGCAAACGGCTGTGTTTGCAGGGCAAAAACGACAAATTTGCCTTTGTAAACCAGCAGACGCGCTTCCCAGAGTTGAAGTACACCGTTTGCTCGGGACCGGACATGAAAACGCTTCACAACGGGCTGATGCAGAAAAGCCTGTGGGATGGATTGACTGAGCGGGATAATGACGTGATAAAGTCTCTGCTACGCGAACCAGTATGGCAGATACCGGCCTCCAAGCAGGAAGATCTCACCGAGGTGGCCATCTACAATTACACGGAAAGCATCATTGCGCTCGGATATTTGCGGCTAGGGCATGTGCTTGTGAACGAGTTTTGGCAGCGCACGATTGGCGATTTCCGGCTGGATACGGAGCGTTTCCCCACGTTGGACGAAACCGTAAACATACTTCACCGGCGAGGCTTCCGCGTTTCGTTTATGATTCAACCGTTCATCAGCACCGAAAGTAGCAACTTCCGGGAAGCGGTCGCCAAAAAGCTGCTTATATTTGAACGCGAATCGGAAAGAAGCATTCCGGCACTCACCCGTTACAAGAGCACTACGAGCGCCGGTGTGTTGGACGTAACCAATAATGCCTCCATACCGTGGCTGGCCGAGCAGCTGAAAAAGATATCGGAAACGGTAGAGATAGACTCCTATTTTGTGGACTTTGGCACTGCGTTCAACATTCCACGCTACTATCAATGCTCCCAGACGCTTGTCAATCCGGACGAGTATAAAAACTACTTCATGGAGCGCTTTGAAGGCACGCTGAGCATCTTTGGTGTGTCGAGTGCCATATCCGTGCCACGTCCGCCAGCGTTTCTTAGTCTACCGCCAGTGAATAGCTCGTGGAGTGGGCTGCAAAGCATAATTCCTACGATGCTTTCCTACGGCATTATAGGCTTTCCGTTCTTAATGCCAGGCCCCGTCGGTGGAGACTTTGTGCTGCCTACGCAGCAATTAAAGAAAATGTATTCATACTACTCCTTCGAGCTGCCACCACTGCCTGATAAGGAGCTGTACATCCGATGGCTTCAGCTTGCCACGTTTCTGCCCGTGTTGCGTTTCACTCACCTACCGTCGGAATATAGGGATGAAACGGTAACGGTAATTGCCAAAGAATTGGCCGACATTCGGCAGAGAGTGCTTCCCCTGCTGGAGCGTTTTTCGAGCATCGCCATGGACGAAGGATTGCCGATCATCCGCCCGCTTTGGATGCTGGATTCGACCGATGTGAACTGTTTTTCGATCGACGATGAATTTTCCATTGGCGATGGAATGATTGTGGCGCCCGTGCTCAAAAAAGGAGAAACGGTTCGTGAAG TTTATTTACCGCAGGGCGTTTGGAAGGATGGCATCGATGAGTCATTGCGGAAGGGAAGCCGATGGATACACAACTATCATGTGCCGCAGAATAAAGTAGCttatttcataaaaatgcCAGATAATACGCGCTTCTAG
- the LOC121589801 gene encoding cilia- and flagella-associated protein 45-like, whose protein sequence is MPMQSKHSKNFVKAQAKSNYSNDLPAKQHRPGVYNRHHPQECDLMLRWRPIHLQRDDPYEGKNVVQIMNKDNVRNLLIPSKESSVYPAFWSKEDYERMQDKAKLKTLEDRLAQFKANETEKKNMLEESERRKKRLQEIDRERQQKGGKVGNILEDGEGDRDSDTSPRKIIDRAFLAKQEQEEEVKRANRIILAAKCHIIRDAQIAEKQEIERELRTEELRLEKMMLQENEKALKEEEKKREVNKVLTTQHSEEIRNQLLEREKMRLKEAERIEEEARVLKQAQMAIAEEEKRKEKERHDRVNQVREGLKKAYELSAHYKQVEFEEQRIAELKIQEYMRQRMERQKKIEFERKIAAEVREKEHDRMLKIQQKLLDTKSEKNDMDLRRGQEHIEREFRRREKEAAIKKKELEQQLAVARAAQLEAVKTERAMQLARDEQEHKKAIEKLKVEEAKEMEQKRKQLKLRERYREEIIQQMNLKEQERREKERIAKNEQQALLEAEKKRDRNIKTIIANKIKMMKESQVPERFIKDVERQLNLGK, encoded by the exons ATGCCAATGCAATCGAAACATTCCAAAAACTTTGTAAAAGCTCAAGCCAAATCTAACTACAGCAATGATTTGCCAGCGAAACAACATCGCCCGGGAGTTTACAATCGCCATCA CCCGCAGGAATGCGATCTCATGCTTCGATGGAGACCCATTCATCTTCAGAGAGATGATCCGTACGAAGGGAAAAATGTCGTTCAAATCATGAACAAGGACAATGTGCGAAATTTGCTTATCCCCAGCAAAGAATCGTCCGTATATCCGGCTTTCTGGTCTAAGGAGGACTATGAACGCATGCAGGACAAGGCTAAACTAAAGACGCTCGAGGATCGATTGGCCCAATTTAAAGCAAATGAGAcagagaagaagaatatgctgGAAGAGTCTGAACGGCGCAAGAAACGACTGCAAGAAATTGATCGCGAGCGGCAACAAAAAGGTGGAAAAGTGGGCAACATACTGGAAGATGGAGAAGGTGACCGAGACTCCGATACGAGCCCCAGGAAAATCATCGACCGAGCGTTCCTCGCCAAACAGGAGCAAGAGGAAGAGGTCAAACGGGCCAACCGCATCATTCTGGCCGCCAAATGTCACATTATACGGGATGCACAGATTGCGGAAAAGCAGGAAATCGAGCGGGAACTACGCACGGAGGAGCTGCGCCTCGAGAAAATGATGTTGCAGGAAAATGAAAAAGCTCTcaaagaagaggaaaagaaaagggaagTGAACAAAGTGCTCACCACGCAACACTCGGAGGAAATACGTAACCAACTGTTGGAACGCGAAAAGATGCGCCTCAAGGAAGCGGAACGGATCGAGGAAGAAGCGCGCGTTCTGAAACAAGCACAAATGGCAATTGCGGAAGAAGAAAAGCGGAAGGAAAAGGAACGCCATGATCGTGTCAATCAGGTCCGCGAGGGATTAAAGAAGGCATACGAGCTATCCGCTCACTACAAGCAGGTGGAGTTCGAGGAGCAACGTATAGCCGAGCTTAAAATTCAGGAGTATATGCGCCAGAGAATGGAACGGCAGAAGAAAATAGAATTTGAGCGCAAAATTGCTGCCGAAGTGCGGGAAAAGGAGCACGACCGAATGCTCAAGATTCAgcaaaaactgctcgacaCCAAATCGGAGAAGAATGATATGGACCTTCGGCGGGGCCAGGAACACATCGAGCGGGAATTTCGACGCCGTGAGAAAGAGGCCGCCATCAAGAAGAAAGAGCTCGAGCAACAGTTGGCAGTGGCGCGGGCCGCCCAATTAGAGGCCGTG AAAACGGAACGTGCCATGCAGCTAGCTCGCGATGAGCAAGAGCATAAAAAAGCGATTGAAAAGCTAAAAGTTGAAGAAGCCAAGGAGATGGAACAGAAACGGAAGCAGCTTAAACTGCGTGAAAGATACCGCGAAGAGATCATTCAACAAATGAACCTCAAAGAGCAAGAGCGCCGCGAAAAGGAACGTATTGCTAAGAACGAACAGCAAGCCCTACTGGAAGCGGAAAAGAAACGTGACAG GAACATCAAAACTATTATtgccaacaaaataaaaatgatgaaagagAGCCAGGTCCCGGAACGTTTCATCAAGGATGTGGAGCGTCAGCTCAATCTCGGAAAGTGA